One Panicum virgatum strain AP13 chromosome 9K, P.virgatum_v5, whole genome shotgun sequence genomic region harbors:
- the LOC120650662 gene encoding alpha-galactosidase-like encodes MAGAGRSRRRRRESPPATVRLALLVAVATMAGVAAEGKAVRVGEPHRRSMLANGLGSAPPMGWNSWNHFQCGGNGEVVIRETADALVSTGLAALGYKYVNIDDCWAEPKRDATGNLVANTKTFPHGIKALADYVHSKALKLGIYSDAGFQTCAKAQPGSLGHEEQDAKTFAAWGVDYLKYDNCNNGDIKPLERYPEMSKALMKTGRPIYFSLCEWGDMHPARWGAAYGNSWRTTNDIADTWESMIATADQNEVWAEYARPGGWNDPDMLEVGNGGMTNSEYVVHFSLWAISKAPLIIGCDVRHMSQETYDILANKEVIAVNQDPLGVQGKKVRMEGSNEIWAAPLSDYRTAVVLLNRHATDGATITAHWDDVGLPAGLDVEARDLWQHKTLDGAFTDRMAFDVAARSCRMFVLRPRLPMKA; translated from the exons ATGGCGGGTGCGGGCAGaagtcgccgccgtcgtcgcgagtcgccgccggcgacggtgaGGCTGGCGCTGCTGGTGGCGGTGGCCACCATGGCCGGCGTCGCGGCGGAGGGCAAGGCGGTGCGCGTGGGGGAGCCGCACCGGCGGAGCATGCTGGCCAACGGCCTCGGCTCCGCCCCTCCCATGGG GTGGAACAGCTGGAACCACTTCCAGTGCGGCGGCAACGGCGAGGTGGTCATCAGGGAGACCG CTGACGCGCTCGTGTCCACCGGGCTCGCTGCTCTCGGCTACAAATACGTCAACATCG ATGACTGCTGGGCGGAGCCAAAACGTGATGCAACG GGCAATCTGGTGGCCAACACCAAGACGTTCCCGCACGGGATCAAGGCGCTGGCGGACTACGTCCACAGCAAGGCGCTCAAGCTCGGGATCTACTCCGATGCCGG GTTCCAGACCTGCGCCAAGGCCCAGCCCGGCTCCCTCGGCCACGAGGAGCAGGACGCCAAAACCTTCGCGGCATGG GGAGTCGATTACCTCAAGTATGACAACTGCAACAACGGCGACATCAAGCCGCTGGAGAG GTACCCTGAGATGAGCAAGGCCCTGATGAAGACCGGCCGGCCGATCTACTTCTCGCTGTGCGAATG GGGCGACATGCACCCGGCGCGGTGGGGCGCGGCCTACGGCAACAGCTGGAGGACCACCAACGACATCGCCGACACCTGGGAAAG CATGATCGCAACGGCGGACCAGAACGAGGTGTGGGCGGAGTACGCGCGCCCCGGCGGCTGGAACG ATCCCGACATGCTGGAGGTGGGCAACGGGGGGATGACGAACAGCGAGTACGTCGTGCACTTCAGCCTCTGGGCGATTTCTAAG GCGCCGCTCATCATCGGCTGCGACGTGAGGCACATGTCGCAGGAGACGTACGACATCCTGGCCAACAAGGAGGTGATCGCCGTCAACCAAG ATCCGCTCGGCGTGCAGGGGAAGAAGGTGAGGATGGAGGGGAGCAACGAGATCTGGGCGGCGCCGCTGTCCGACTACCGGACGGCGGTGGTGCTGCTGAACCGGCACGCGACGGACGGGGCCACCATCACCGCGCACTGGGACGACGTCGGCCTCCCCGCCGGCCTGGACGTCGAGGCCAGGGACCTGTGGCAG CACAAGACGCTGGACGGCGCGTTCACGGACAGGATGGCGTTCGACGTCGCGGCGCGGTCGTGCAGGATGTTCGTGCTCAGGCCCAGGCTCCCCATGAAAGCATAG